CTGGTCTCGATCTTCCCTTCTTCACACCAGCTCGACAGATAAGTTCCGCCGTCTCGGCAGGCGTATAAGCCAAAGGGCTCGCAAGATCAATAGTCATCTTAGCCATTTCAAAAACACTCAAATATCCATACTCACTTAAAGAACCTTCCATTGCCTCACTGGGGACTCTCCCCGTTCTTATCCTCCCCTGCAGTGAAAAATTCCCATCTTGGTCTCGGCATTCTTCAGACTCTAAACCGCCCGTTCCCACCATGCCGAGCAATGTCGAGAAAACTCCGTACGTAATCCACTGTACTAGCTTCCAGAGCCAAGAGTCTAGACCGGTTCAAGAAGCATCCTTATCTTTGGGATGTTTCCCGATGCGGATTTGGTGGCTTGCGGTGCAAAGTCGGGATACGACACACCTGCAGATGAGGCTCAACGGCATCTCGTTTAGTATTCTTGACTCCTACCAGCCGTAAAGATTCGAAGAGTTCAAAATACGAATGGTACAGAGAAATTGGGCATTTGGGGATGAATTAAGCTTGTTTCCCCATTTCGGTAATGCATCCCGCGCTTTCTCCACCGCCGATCAAGGGAGAGGTAATTTATGCTTAATAGCTCATAGATAAGAAACCCGTGGAGTCGTAACTTGTTTTGTTAGTCTTGGCCCGGTCGAGTGGATAAGCTTGTGATCAGCCGGAGATGTAATTTGAGAACTTGATTCACAGCGGAGCCTCATCGGAGACCTGTACGAATATTACGACGCTAATGCTGGTCCTCTTGGGCAGCTATCGCTTGGCACTAATGAATTCAAGTCGGGAGAACGGGAGTTGTGAGTCGGGCGATATCGGCATTCGAACCGGTTTATGAATTGTTTATCATGACGCTTAAGCTAACAGAGATTTCAGATTGCAGATCTTGAATTGCGACATTTGAATCATCTTTTCCAAGCCCCCTTCCTATTGTGCAGTCATTTCAACATGAAGTCATCACACCAGAGCTACATCCTACGGTGATTATGGGAACTTCTCAACCCTTGTTCTTCCGTCCATCCGCAAATCCGCAATAATCTCATGATAAGCTTATTGATCTTGCGGGGTCCCCGCGGGGTCCTTCTATCCGCATCTTCCTCGATTCTGACCTTGTCTTGTGCGCGGGTGCGGCTTCTGCGGCATCATCAGTTGCGGGTTGCGGCGATTCTTCTCCGCAATAGAGGCAAATTCGTGATGTCTTCGTATTATCATCTCATCAAAACACAAATCCTTGAGCATCTCATGATCCCAGCGATTTCTCATCCGTTCTTCCGGAACTGAATGGGACTGTTGACTCTTGAGTTGAAGTTGGGTCCTGTTCCGGGTCAAAGGCCCCACTGTAAAATGGAATCATTTTGGTCAGGCATGTGAGTCAGGCATTGATTAAGACTTCTATTCCAGTCGATGTGTCTTTTAAGTATATCCCAGAGGCTATAGCTGGTCGTTACTCTCCAACTGATGAGTCCAATGTAAGCGTCACTTCGTTGGATTTCCTGACCCTTGGCTACATGTCGGCCCAGCCTCTGAATCTTAGTTAAATTATCCCTTTCACCGAGATCAACCTTTTTTCACTGGCTCAGAAGATCCAGACATCAGTCTGGCCGCAAAAGGAACGGGCCAAGCGAAGGTGTCTGTAGGGTCTTCGGTCACCTCCCCTGTCGTGACGATATCGATGACTGCAACGGCGGAATATCCTCCGATAGCGGTGAATACATGCCACCTGACGGATATTAGTTTGACTCAAGCTCATGAAACCGCATGTAACTTACCATCCATGAAGTTCCAAGAGAAACGCAAAGGGCAGACCAACTGCGTGTCGCGCACTCGTCAGATACCGACAAGCAAACTCATCAATGAGCCAAACAATGTAtccaaagccaaagaatCCTATCATATTCAGCCCTGTTCAATGGGCAGACGGTCTTCTGTGTTACGTACCAAGTCCGAGAATAGCCATGTTTTGAAATTTCTTCCTGATGATTGGGTCCTTAACTTGCTGAGGAATAATCTTCAGCACACGAGTAGCAATGACATAAATGCCCAGGCCAAACGTAGTGGCGTGCAAAAGGAACTCATCCATGACCATATGAGTGACCATGACAATGGTGAATAATATTGAAAGAACGGTCCCAACGATTCGGGTCTTTTGAGGACTGGCTTTGAAGCTAAGAAGACGGTAGATGAGGGGTGTAGTGAGAAGATGCATTGACAGTTCATCAGCTAGCAATTGTTAGGCCTTCCTCTCATTGAAACAGAGATACACTTACACATTTGAGTATGATACTTCAAGGTCATGTGATATCCAGCTGAACATATCCCCACGCCTATTAGTCCACAGTACGAGGCCAAACGTGGCCCAGTCGGGAATTTAGGCGATGTCAACAAGCCATAGAGTCCATATGCCACTAGTAACAAGGTCAATTGCAGATCCCAGCCCATGGCAACATCACTTACCATATGTCAAACTGCTAAGAGAATTTATAAATTCAGCGATATACCGTGTAATAACATAATCCTAGAACGACACGTTAACTCAATTTCAGTCAAGGGAGACAATTGCGGTGTTTACCTCTTCACAAAAGCTACAATAGTCAGTAAATCTTCTCAATTCCAATTTACCCAAGAACTTACTTTAAATAAGAGGTCTGGGGACCCCAAAACGGTGCTGCCATGGCCAAACAATTCCGTGAATTGCGATGTTTGTTCTCCCAAGCGTCGAGGCATTGAATGGCTTTTGGAGACAATAAATAAGGCGGTGAAGTGTTGCAGAATAGACTCGAAGATGCCTCGGAACGAACGGGATGACGTGTgtattaaaaaaaaaagtctaTGGATCTGAAATGCCCGCGGGCTGCGATGTTTCACAATACGGGCTTTGAGTTATTTCCGGTGATAAGCAATACGAGTTTTCTTATTGGATATGAAGGAAAGCCACTTTAGTGTAATTTGCGTGCACTTTGACGTGGCTTGGCATTCACATGGAATATTGAACTCCATCCTCTTGTTCAATGAAAGAGTTTATTGATGTAGCTTGATTAGTAATTGTCGTGATGCTTGATCGTATCGCGATAGTGTCTCATTCCGTGTGGAGCTCATCCTTGCGACTTGCAGCCATTCGCAAGCCGTCTGACTCAGCCCTAAACCATATTACTCTCGAGAGAAAATCATTTATCATGAGCAGCCGCCTCCACACTCAATCTTATCTGATATTTTATCTCACATCTTTGCCCTGTTAATCTCTTAAAGTGCCTAATCAAACATAAATACTGCAAAAATGTCTATCGCGTTGCTCAAAAAGTACCTGCCGATATCTCTGGCACTACTCCTCTTCTACGGCTGCGCCTCACGATTTAGCCACGGCGCAACGTCGACCGCATCCTTCTATCAATATCAAAATGACCGAAGTCCTGATGATGGATCAACTCTGTCCCGCGTTATCCCTGTTTTCGACTTTATCGTTGGAACTGCCATTCTGCAGCAAGGACTGTCACGCAAAGTTGCAACATGCTTTGTAGCGTCAACTATCAGCAGTGTAGCTGTTCAGCGTTACTTGGCTGGTTTGGACTGTCAGGGAGACTTTCTGCAGGGGATTTGGGCAACTTCTGCAGCGATTGCGACTCTGATATGAAATTTGTGCCATATCAGCTCTCTGGGGCTCTTCGTCCATTCGAGATCAAGTTACAACGGTCATGAGAGTTGGAAAAAAGTCTTTATTAACACTAAGAAGGCCTGAGTAGTTTTGAAGTACACATAATACATGAGATTGTAAAACATAGAAACTGAAGCTCTAGATGTAGTTGTCCCAGGCGAATCGTTAAGATTTGCAAAGCGGAATTCACCCTTACCTCTCACCAGCAGGCCAGCATGAACTTGAAGGCATCCCCTACGAGTTGACAGACTGCAACGTGACTAATATTCTCTCTTGGATTTCGGGCCATTCTACTCGAAGGGCGTGATATGGATGGTAGCATCGGCTTAAGCCTGTAGATCTTGTGTTTGACAGGAAGGGCGCAGATCGTAACCGAGCTACCGAGGTCGGCGTTAGCTCATTACCCAGTTTGGAATAGCTTATCTTGTCTTCACTCACTGGACTATGTAAGAGAACCATTTGTCTTTCAACAACTGTCAACTGTGTTAATACTATATTTCACACTCTTGGCGGGTTTTCAAAAGGACATTCTTATCCCTAGAATACTCTAATGTGGTGTAGGCTCATACCGCGTTCCTCCTTTCGGGCGGCGTACGTCAGCCGGCATATCGTACgaacaagccaagccagaCATCTATCAACGCCATCGAATTATCGGCTTGTTGAGCATACCATTGATTGCAGCCATTCAAGAGAATATCTCGCTGAGACGGCCAATGGCGATGAAGACATACCAAAGCTTGCTGTGAAGCAATACGTCCCCCACGACAACCCCAATCCTCAACCTGGTGATGTAACCATTATTGGTGCTCATGCAAATGGTTTTCCAAAGGTAGCGAAGCTGAATACTTTAAGGCGCAAACTATAGCTGACTTTTCAGGAACTGTATGAGCCGCTATGGGATGAACTGTATGACCGAGCAAGACAACAAGATCTCAGGATACGATCGATATGGATTGCAGATGTATGGAATCAAGGACAATCAGGAGTTATTAACGAGAGAGTGCTCGGCAATGATCGTTAGTACAATCCCTATCGTATACCGTTACCATTACTCACATATCACAGTCAGTTGGTTTGACCACGCAAGAGATCTAATGAACCTCATCAACCAGCATCAACGAGACATCCCTCATCCCATCGTTGGTATTGGTCATAGTATGGGTGGAACTCAGCTGTGAGTAACCATCACAGACACTGGTACACTTGAAGAACCCTCTAACTGAAGAAAGGGCGCAATTAGCACTCTGGCACCCGCGGCTCCTGGACTCGTTAGTACTTATTGACCCGATCATCCAAATACCAAACCCAAGCATTTCTCTAGCCGGTCTTTCTACAAAGAGGCGGGATGTCTGGCCATCAAGAGGCGATGCTACTACAAGattcaagaagagcaaatTCTTCCAGTCTTGGGATCCTCGTGTTCTTGACCTTTGGATTGAGCATGGACTTCGAGATATCCCAACCGAGCTTCATTCAAAAGAAGAGGGTTCAACTTCAGATCAGCGAGTTACTCTCACGACTTCGAAGCACCAAGAGCTCTTCAGTTTCGTCAGACCCACATACCTAGCAAGAGACTGGGAGTCATTCAACGACCAAGATACAGAACAGAATAAAGACTGCCCTAACTACCCATTCCACCGCCCGGAACCACCAAAGATATTTCGCCACTTACCCGAGCTTCGACCAAGTACGTTATTCGTCTTCGGAAAGCAGTCAGAGTTCTCGTCACCGGAACGACGACGGGAGAAAATGCTGACAACAGGCACCGGAGTTGGGGGCAGTGGAGGCGCAGCTGCTGGTAGAGTTCAAGGGGAGACTCTTGACTGTGGCCATTTGATACCGATGGAGAAGGTTTCTGAGTGCGCAGATGTCATCTCTTCATTCGTCGGGAAAGAGATGAGACGATGGCGTGATCAACAAGAATCTTTCAAGAAGTACCGTGAAAACATGTCGAGACGACAACAAATCACGATCGATGGGAAGTGGGAGGAGAAGGTTAAGCTCGGAGATGAATACTTAAAGAAGTTATAGAGGCCCCTCGTGTCAAACCAACCTTGGTCAGCTGGGCTAGTAATACTATCTAATTCATAGATAAAAAAGACAATAGATTTGGTTTGTGATGACAAAAGGGTTAGAAGGCAAAAATTATatcttgatgagactgggacTCGAACCCAGGAGGATTGCTCCACCAGGAAATTGGTgttaaggttaaccttaacctggcgccataaccaactcggccatctcACCGGTAATTGgatgaaaaagaaacagCCAATTGAAATCTATACGTGCAAGCTGTCTAACTCATTCACGAACTCAGATTGTTCACGCTAACTGAGCATTTGCCACGTCACGTTTAGAAACAGAGTGAAGGGGAATATAATTTTTTCTCTGATGTCCTCTGGGAGAAGTATGACGGGGGCTGTGCAGTCAAGGGGAGGGTTGTCCTATCAACTTATGCCTCATGAATTATCCTTTAGGCACCGACCAATCACGACTATAGTTCAAGTAACTTACTTGCTCCCCTCATAGCCAACCAATATGTTCTCTCAAAGTTGATATTTCGATTTCTATGCTCCCTTTTGATATAAGCACGCTGTATGGGCAGAAATTGCCACGTACTGGTCCCATACGTTGTTAGACTCCACGACTTGCAAATATAAGGGGAAACGCTATCTTCCCAGCAAACACCGCCCGTCCCTTGAATTATGTCTCTTTATTTGTTTCTGGCCTTGGATACTTCGACATCGCTTTGCGAGTGGCTCATTACCATGTATCCTGTAGCATGTGAGAAGCTTGCACAGGTCAGAGTACCAAAACTCTCAACATGAAGGCATCATGACTCTCGTGATCTTAAGGTGAAGTAGTATAAGAGAATGGACTCTCCCACATCCCTGGGGCTCTCATTTTCTTCCCTCTTGTAAAGCAAGGCGAACTAACTCTGTTGCTTCTTCAGTCTTTATTATCATGCTCTTCCAAGTGACATTGTCTCATTGGCTCACTTCTTTATGCTCTGGCAGCCTCGACCGCAGCATGCACATATCGAAGAAACTTTCCAAGGCGACCTATCACAATGATTCGTGACTTGTCCGTTCGGATTTTAATTCGACACGTAGTAACATGTTCACGAACTCAACCGTTTTGCTACTGACAGTCCCCTGTGAGATACCATCAGGGCTCAGGGCATACCTGTATAAACTCAAATCCCCTTCGTCTATAAATTCTTCGCCTTCGTGCCATTCCGCCCCTCGGAAACTTCTCCTTATCATCACACAGACTTTCCAAGCATACTGAAGCAAAGACTCTTTTGACACTTCGCTTTCAATCTCAACTTGCTGCTATCTTTCAGATCGTGCGCGCCGCTTATTCAAGTCTTGGATCATCAACTACTTGACTTCTCTTTTACTTTATCTATTTCTTTGTCATTCTACTCATCGCTCTCACGCTTTCACTACTCTTCATCACCTCACCAGACTTTACGGCTCTGTGGTTTGCATCCTGTCACAATGTCTGACACACCTATTCCCAGCAACAACTCATCTGAGGTTGcagaggatgttgatgtcagCTCTCTTCTACCTACCAGACTGACATCATCTCCTCGACAAAACACAGGAACTTCTATCCCACCCTCTGTGTTCACGTCAGCATCTTCTGTCTACGAATCAGCCCACACATCTATTACACCATCTGACCAAGGAGACTCTAATGCTTTAGCTGGAGGCAACACCATCTTTGGTATTTCTTTTGGATCTGCTCCTCCCAACACTCCAGCCGATAACAATGATGGCGTCTCTCTTTCCAACAAACCGCCATCCAAGTCTGGTTGGACTGGAGAATACTCTGATCCTGGTACCCCCGCCGCTAACATGTCTAAGCTTGGCTGGACAGGAGAGTACTCGACCTCTGGTGTCGAGCCTGAAAGTTTAATGGCAAGACTCAGCTCTGTGGCCAACAAATCAGACGATGGTTCCCACAACACTCAGAATGGAGCGGAGGGGAGATCTTCTGGAGAGAGCTCCAGGACTAAAGGGGGTGGCAATGCTTTCACTGTCAGGGACATCTTCTCTGAGGATGAAAAGGTAGCCAGACTGGCACGTCAGGCCATCGGTCGTGTCACTCCCTGTTCGGTCATGGAGTCTCTAGACGTCAAGAAAGTCAAGTCTGGTGTCATCACTGTCACCAAGTCGCCAGCCCAGCCTCAATCTGCTGTTCTGTGCAACATTGAGGATGAATCTGTTCccaaggctgaagaggcTGTGGTGTTCTCTCCCACAGAGCCAAAATCCACGAAAGACTTCAAATATGTCAAGGGAGAAAAGGCCAGTATCATGGGTCGCATTTCTTGCTACATGCATGCCATCAAGATGGGCCGCAGACCCAAGCCTGGGATACCAGTCAACCAACCCAAACACGCCACTCTCTCACCAGAAAAGTCTTGTCTCAAGCCAGCTACTTCTTTGGCTGGcattgttcttgatgagatcgagGAAGACAGGACTCTGCCACCTCTTCCAGCCAAGAAGTCATCAAAAGACACAAGGGTTACTTTCGATCTAGACGAGACAGCCAAGAGTGAGAAGTCTAAGTCCAAGCGAAAGAGAAAGTACAAGTCTAAAACCAACCTCAGTTTCAACATAGCGTCATACTTCTTTAGCAAAATGAGCAATCAGGAGACCGAAGGCACTTccgatgagaatgaagaacttgatgatcCCAATTCACCATTTGCAGCACAAGACTTGGAAATACAACGCCGTCTTGCAAAAGCGGACTGTTACCGCGATGCAAATGAACGCACTTCTATTATTCGGGGCGCGCTGGACTTTCTCTTGGTTGTCTCTGATAGAGTCGACactgttgctgctgatcgCATCAGTTGTCTCTTGGACAGGACTGCAGATAGGGGTCTTGGGAGCTATACTGGTGAAGAGAAGGATCACGTGAATCCTCATCAGTATGGGAATAGGGTTGATCAGAGGCTGTACCGTTCTAAGGAGACGGCTATGTCTTATTTGAGAAGACGACAGCATCGCACTGTTATTCGCCTTGGGACTCCTTGGATGAGGGACTGTCAGCAATTCTCTTATTAATGGACATTACTTCTTCTAGGTGATATGGGATGGTTTTTGTTTAGTCTGGCGTTGGAGTTCGATGGATGAATATTTAAAGGAGATGGGATGATTGATGATATATGACAGCGGCGCCtaagatgatgaaaggtgGTTGTAATAACATAGATACCCATATCTTTGATAAAATGGCACGTTATACCTTTTTCTCAAACTGCTGTGACAGTAAGATTTCACAGTGATATATCTGCTCTCATCGCCCCTGAACATCGCAGTACAGGACGTTCTAGTCATTTCAGATCATCTCTCCACCTAAAGAAAGATCGGGAGGCCTGGGAGGCTGTAACGAGGGATGGTACAAGGCCAAAGAGACAATGCGTCCTATATCCACCACGTCGCCCATATCTGGGGCATTATGGTAAGTCCAGCCAAGCTTGCAGCGTCGTTACAATACAGTGTActgatcttcttcagcaagGAGTCTGAAACGGCCTCGTGAGCCCCTTCCCTAGATGATAACCTTTCCGAGAACTGTATTTCATCAATTTGTTGATGAAATCGTAAATGATCTTCGACCCGATTGAGGCTTCAGTGTGGAGGGAACTGCTCTTTCAGGATTGCAGACGGCCACGGAGGATCACTTGCACTTCGTGTTTGCATGTAAGAGACCTTCCCACCAGCTTGGCAGCATGACGTTTGTGATAACCATTGTGCTAATCGCTCGCAGTCACTGTCCCTTTGTACGAGATGAGGTATCTAGGAGACATTGATGCCCCAAAGCTCTGTTATGTCTCGCGTCAACTTCAAGGAGAGAGGTTTTTCAATAGCGTGTGGACATTGGACCACAATCTGCGAAACGAAGAGCGAGACAAGGGGTCAAAGGGACTCGCAGGGGGAAGAGCCGCTTCACAAAAGCGAAAGGCTTCCTTCAAGAGCGATCAACCTCGAAAGAAGTTTGCTGAAAACCAGTCTAAGGAACAGAAcaaggatgagaacaagGCCGAAGATCAAGAGGTGCCTAGTGAGGATTACGATGAAGATTTGTTTTCGTTTGGCTACAGCGACGATGATATGCCAGACAAGCTGGAGCCCAAGAGCTAGGgcagtgatgatggagaaggaaTAGATATCAAGGAAGAGGGCTCTGAGGATGCGTACTAGGTTTCTCAGGAGGGAGATCATTGATAAAGAGGCAACATTTGGGTAAACCGTCATGGAATAATGCTTGGCGATCGAGcatgatggcgatgacaTGGGGGTTCTAAGCAGAAAGTGCATGCCTATTTTGGTGCATATGGGGACATTTCTGGTCTGGATTCTTGAAACATTGTTCATGCCACAAGAATATTTGCTTTAATCATACTAGATCTTGCTACTATCAAAGAGAAACAGACACAGCGAGAGACTATCGCTTCACTCCTTGACTCGTGACTCTTTCATTATGTCTACCGCAGCGTCAGCCTCATCACATTCAATCCAGTGACGTGATGTGACACATTTTGATCTAAAAGGAAAAACGAGAAGGATTTGAAGATAAGTAGATCTTTTGGTTGTTACAATGATTGTTACAGCGTCATGTGGCTCTATGATGTAGTCATGTTTAGTAGACGGGTGCTACGGGACTGCTTGTCTTACTTTGTAAAGATCTCTCATGTCATAAGGATAATTGGACTTATAGTCCTCAAGATCAGATATTTGACTAAACACAGACAGAAATGCTCGATATTGTTAATCAACCTTTTTCTtactcttctcttcatcttcattgaACTCTGTCGTCGGCGTCTACTTCCTCTCCTCCCTATCGTAGTCTACACTCCGAGAATGGTATGCCGACTTGTGGCATACATACCCTCACAGAAAGTTCTCTTGGTTGCTAGCGGTCTCCGGTTGTTGCATCCACATACACATCCGTGTTCCGAGTTATAAGAAGTAGTAGTCTGACTGATTTTCCAAGTTTCATTTGACTTCCGACCACTCACTCCTCACGGATCATACAAGATGTTGTACTTTCTGGACAAATAAGGATGAAGACAGGGTGTAGGTGGTCTGTAGTTACGCTCATGGAGTTCCACCACATCATTTTCTGTTGTTGGAACAAATCACATAGTCTCCAGCCAAGACATGGCCGGCTTTGTATCCATCCCGCAGTTTGACATACAGGCAGGTTGATAACGACATCATCGTCCGCATGTATATTCCGTAGCTGAAAGAGATCCGGATCGACGAGGCAACCGCTTTCTTCCGAGTGGTTCATTGAACGTTGAGGCTTTACCATGACGCTATGCCGGGCACAGTTTTCGGAGGCCGAGCCATCCATCGTCACTTTGGTTGTCATTGCTCAACCAGTCGCCCTATCAAGGTTGGTTTCTGTCGACGGGACTCTGTTGACTTTTGACTTCGGTCCCGAGCTAGTTTTACGCCGCCGATGTGTAACCATGTAGAGATTCTACCTGAGTTGCCTCGTCCCACCAGGGTCTCGCACGAATCTCGTCTAGCCATTGCTTTTAGACAACATTGTCATATCCCTGACACAAGTACGTAAATACAAATCGAGGCGAATATCTATAAAATCTGGGGCATCTCCCGTTCATTCTACCTTTCTGACTACCTCAGCCACAACAGTATTTCAGATCTCAAACTGTAACTTACAAAGATGCGCTTCAACACTATCACTTTATCCATTCTCCTCGCTCAGAGCACATGCCTCGCTGCTCCCGCAGACGGCATTGACTCGTCCCCAGGCTTTTCTCTCGCTCCGAGAAGCAAGCTCGAAACTCGTGACTCCTACGATTGCAACGGCAGTGGTCTTTGCGGTACGATCTCCGTCAAAAACTGCGATGACGCCGTCAACAACCGGCTGATTCGTAACAACGACGTCAACTATGGCGCACCTGGGTAAGTCGATCCTGATCTGACAACAGGAACTATGTAGACCTAACAGCCGCTATCAGGAGCGGGAGACCGCAGACAGGTACATGCCAAGGCGCCTGCGGTATCTTCATTCAGGGGAGATCTACCTGTGCTCGCACGGGTAATCAGATCTGGTATGACTACCAGGACATCAGACGCTCTGGCTGCCGAATCTGCGGCAGTAAGCATTGGGGAGACGGATGCTTGACGACCATCAACCGTGTCAGTGGCTGCAGTAACTGAAGCCTGACGGTTTAAATATCTATTAGGGTCGAATGAGATATCTcacttgtggctgagagcttatatcaccacagagaacttagaATGGGATATCTCATTCTTGAATACAGACCCCATAGTTGAGATGTCCGGCTTTGAGCCAGTGAATGTAACCCTTGTGCTGTGTCTACTGGTCTATGCCGAAGAACTACTTTTTCCCTCCTATCTAGTCACTGGTAGCCAGCTTTTGTCACCCTCACCGGTGACACATATTGTGAAAGTCGCTAGAGGTATTGATGAGACACATCAGGTAAAGGTactcctcttctcttgatCTTATAGAACTATGCAGTAAACATCTACGtcctctccctcctcttAACCATGATCTGCACACCACTCGGCGGGTTATTCGCCTCAGCAATCCAATAATTCGGCGGTCTCTTCCCCTCATACTCATCCGCAAACTTAATATCATAATTCCTCAAAGCATATgccaagatcatcttcatctcaaaGTCAATAAGGAAGCGTCCCGGGCACGCATGCTTCCCATGGCCAAAGGTCAAGAACTCAGGCGACGTGGTGACAAACGTAACAGGCGGTGCTTTTTCGTCGCGGTTAGCTGCTGTTTCGCGAACCCTCGAGAATCGGAATGGATCGTATTTTAGACCGTCTTCGTA
This genomic stretch from Fusarium oxysporum f. sp. lycopersici 4287 chromosome 2, whole genome shotgun sequence harbors:
- a CDS encoding hypothetical protein (At least one base has a quality score < 10) is translated as MSDTPIPSNNSSEVAEDVDVSSLLPTRLTSSPRQNTGTSIPPSVFTSASSVYESAHTSITPSDQGDSNALAGGNTIFGISFGSAPPNTPADNNDGVSLSNKPPSKSGWTGEYSDPGTPAANMSKLGWTGEYSTSGVEPESLMARLSSVANKSDDGSHNTQNGAEGRSSGESSRTKGGGNAFTVRDIFSEDEKVARLARQAIGRVTPCSVMESLDVKKVKSGVITVTKSPAQPQSAVLCNIEDESVPKAEEAVVFSPTEPKSTKDFKYVKGEKASIMGRISCYMHAIKMGRRPKPGIPVNQPKHATLSPEKSCLKPATSLAGIVLDEIEEDRTLPPLPAKKSSKDTRVTFDLDETAKSEKSKSKRKRKYKSKTNLSFNIASYFFSKMSNQETEGTSDENEELDDPNSPFAAQDLEIQRRLAKADCYRDANERTSIIRGALDFLLVVSDRVDTVAADRISCLLDRTADRGLGSYTGEEKDHVNPHQYGNRVDQRLYRSKETAMSYLRRRQHRTVIRLGTPWMRDFTVPLYEMRYLGDIDAPKLCYVSRQLQGERFFNSVWTLDHNLRNEERDKGSKGLAGGRAASQKRKASFKSDQPRKKFAENQSKEQNKDENKAEDQEVPSEDYDEDLFSFGYSDDDMPDKLEPKS